In Musa acuminata AAA Group cultivar baxijiao chromosome BXJ2-3, Cavendish_Baxijiao_AAA, whole genome shotgun sequence, the following proteins share a genomic window:
- the LOC135607641 gene encoding PRA1 family protein E-like — MRSASPRGYGALPSHAAAPSPSSAPSAVHRGAALVSSLREQGRALIATQRPWGQLLDSAALARPSSAGEAISRLRRNLTYFRSNYALSVLLALAIGLIWQPASLAAALILAAAWFFLYLARDGPLVLFDRRFDEGTILGALSLATFFALVSTDLGSNVFKSVGVGLLLVGMHAVFRITDDLFMDESEAVSGGLVAGLGGPGRPAFVVRVV; from the coding sequence ATGCGCTCCGCCTCGCCGCGGGGCTACGGGGCGTTGCCCTCCCACGCGGCCGCACCCTCTCCATCGTCGGCGCCGTCCGCGGTCCACCGCGGGGCCGCCCTCGTCTCCAGCCTCCGTGAGCAGGGCAGGGCCCTAATCGCGACCCAGCGCCCCTGGGGGCAGCTCCTCGACTCCGCCGCCCTCGCCCGCCCCTCCTCCGCCGGGGAAGCCATATCCCGCCTCCGCCGTAACCTCACCTACTTCCGCTCCAACTACGCCCTCTCCGTGCTCCTCGCCCTCGCCATCGGCCTCATCTGGCAGCCAGCCTCGTTGGCCGCCGCCCTCATCCTCGCCGCCGCCTGGTTCTTCCTCTACCTCGCCCGCGACGGGCCGCTCGTCCTCTTCGACAGACGCTTCGACGAAGGCACCATCCTCGGCGCCCTCTCCCTGGCCACCTTCTTTGCGCTCGTCTCCACGGATCTCGGGTCGAACGTGTTCAAGTCAGTGGGGGTCGGCCTGCTGCTCGTCGGAATGCACGCGGTCTTCAGGATTACGGATGACCTTTTCATGGATGAAAGCGAGGCCGTGAGCGGCGGACTGGTCGCCGGCTTGGGCGGTCCGGGGCGGCCGGCCTTCGTCGTCCGGGTGGTGTAA
- the LOC135608440 gene encoding glutathione reductase, chloroplastic-like translates to MAAAPSLRAPPLTLASTAAALRTFSRTLVLQPQKPLFTSSRALRSPPLPPFPSNLPRRRLATRASADGGNGAPDPRQFDFDLFTIGAGSGGVRASRFAATYGAKVAICELPFSTISSESAGGVGGTCVLRGCVPKKLLVYSSKYSHEFEESRGFGWTYEADPMHDWSTLIANKNAELQRLTGIYKNILQNSGVTLIEGRGKIVDPHTVDVDGKHYTARHILISVGGRPNLPDIPGIEHAIDSDAALDLPSKPEKIAIVGGGYIALEFAGIFNGLKSEVHVFIRQKKVLRGFDEEIRNFVSEQMSLRGIEFHTEETPQAILKSSDGLLSLRTNKETVDGFSHIMFATGRRPNTKNLGLEDVGVELAKNGAILVDEYSQTSVDSIWAVGDATDRLNLTPVALMEGGAFAKTVFGKEPTVPDYRAVPSAVFCQPPIGQVGLTEEQAIQEYGDVDIYTANFRPLKATLSGLPDRVFMKLIVCASTNKVLGVHMCGEDSPEIIQGIAIAVKAGLTKADFDSTVGIHPTSAEEFVTMRSPTRKIRKDPSPAMEKNVDEVRPERNK, encoded by the exons ATGGCGGCCGCCCCTTCCCTCAGAGCGCCGCCTCTAACACTCGCGTCCACCGCCGCCGCCCTCCGAACCTTCTCCAGAACGCTCGTCCTCCAACCTCAGAAGCCTCTCTTCACCTCGTCTAGGGCCCTGAGGTCTCCCCCGCTCCCTCCCTTCCCTTCCAATCTCCCCCGACGCCGCCTCGCCACCCGCGCCAGCGCTGACGGAGGAAACGGCGCTCCAGATCCCCGCCAATTCGACTTTGACCTCTTCACCATAGGCGCTGGCAGTGGAGGCGTTCGGGCGTCACGGTTTGCTGCGACTTATGGCGCCAAGGTGGCCATCTGCGAGCTCCCCTTCTCGACGATATCCTCAGAGAGTGCTGGCGGGGTCGGCGGAAC ATGTGTGCTTCGTGGATGCGTTCCAAAGAAACTACTCGTTTATTCATCTAAATATTCCCATGAATTTGAAGAGAGTCGTGGCTTTGGATGGACCTATGAGGCCGATCCCATGCATGACTGGAGCACACTTATTGCTAACAAGAATGCAGAATTGCAACGTCTGACAgggatttataaaaatattctgcAGAATTCTGGGGTCACTTTAATTGAAGGCCGTGGAAAG ATAGTTGACCCACATACTGTTGATGTGGATGGAAAACACTATACTGCTAGGCATATACTAATCTCAGTTGGTGGCCGACCCAACCTTCCAGATATTCCTGGAATAGAGCATGCTATTGACTCAGATGCTGCATTAGACTTGCCTTCAAAGCCTGAAAAGATTGCAATAGTAGGAGGTGGGTACATTGCTTTGGAATTTGCTGGCATCTTTAATGGATTAAAGAGTGAAGTTCATGTATTTATTCGACAAAAGAAAGTGCTGAGGGGCTTTGATGAGGAG ATTCGGAACTTTGTTTCAGAGCAAATGTCCTTGAGGGGGATTGAATTTCACACAGAGGAGACTCCTCAGGCAATCCTTAAATCATCAGATGGTCTTCTATCACTTAGAACTAACAAAGAAACAGTAGATGGTTTCTCACATATAATGTTTGCAACAGGTCGAAGACCAAATACAAAG AACTTGGGATTGGAGGATGTTGGGGTAGAATTGGCCAAGAATGGTGCAATTCTG GTTGATGAATACTCTCAGACATCGGTTGATTCCATTTGGGCTGTTGGAGATGCTACGGATAGGTTGAACTTGACCCCTGTTGCATTGATGGAAGGAGGGGCTTTTGCTAAAACTGTGTTTGGCAAGGAACCTACTGTGCCAGATTACAG AGCTGTGCCCTCTGCTGTTTTTTGCCAGCCTCCGATAGGACAAGTTGGTCTTACGGAGGAGCAG GCTATTCAAGAGTATGGTGATGTTGATATTTACACAGCCAACTTCAGGCCTCTTAAAGCCACTCTTTCTGGCCTGCCTGATCGGGTCTTTATGAAGCTTATTGTATGTGCAAGCACGAACAAAGTGTTAGGAGTGCACATGTGTGGGGAAGATTCTCCTGAGATTATACAg GGGATTGCTATTGCTGTAAAAGCTGGACTAACTAAGGCAGATTTTGATTCCACCGTCGGAATTCACCCAACATCTGCAGAGGAGTTTGTCACAATGAGGAGCCCAACTCGGAAAATCCGGAAGGATCCATCCCCAGCAATG GAAAAGAATGTTGACGAGGTCAGGCCAGAAAGGAATAAGTAA
- the LOC103979914 gene encoding peptidyl-tRNA hydrolase, mitochondrial — protein sequence MVRVSSHAILERRRAFDRYDSVSWFHVMLGAVALSSAVASGMRLPLPVLAKTARRRMQMLPSVPSPLSPPRASASSAATGDTDRKPWLLVGLGNPGKLYQGTRHNVGFEMIDVIAEAEGISLSSMRFKAMFGKGCICDVPVMLAKPTTFMNLSGESVGPLVSYFNIPLNQVLLMYDDLDLPFARLRLLPKGGHGGHNGMRSVIDHLKGSRDFPRLRIGIGRPPGKMVPASFVLRPFNRKEREELDFAFQRGLEAIRILMLEGLNKSATFVNTTQSQLLNS from the exons ATGGTAAGGGTTTCTTCGCATGCCATTCTTGAGAGGAGGCGGGCGTTCGATCGTTATGATTCCGTGTCTTGGTTTCATGTGATGTTGGGCGCAGTGGCTTTGTCCTCCGCCGTCGCGAGCGGCATGCGGCTCCCTCTCCCTGTCTTGGCGAAGACGGCCCGGAGGAGAATGCAGATGCTGCCCTCCGTCCCGTCCCCCCTCTCGCCTCCCCGCGCCTCCGCTTCCTCTGCCGCCACCGGCGATACCGACCGCAAGCCTTGGCTCCTCGTCGGCCTGGGAAACCCTGGGAAGTTGTATCAGGGGACACGACACAAT GTGGGTTTTGAGATGATAGATGTTATAGCTGAAGCTGAAGGGATATCATTGAGTAGCATGCGCTTCAAAGCAATGTTTGGAAAAG GTTGCATCTGTGATGTTCCTGTCATGCTTGCAAAACCAACAACTTTCATGAACTTAAGTGGTGAATCT GTTGGACCACTGGTGTCGTACTTCAATATACCTCTGAATCAAGTGCTTTTG ATGTATGATGACCTAGATTTACCTTTTGCAAGATTGCGCTTATTGCCAAAAGGTGGGCATGGAGGACACAATGG GATGCGAAGTGTGatcgaccacttgaaaggaagtcGTGATTTCCCACGTCTAAGAATAG GTATCGGAAGACCACCAGGGAAGATGGTTCCTGCCAGCTTTGTACTCCGACCCTTCAACAGGAAAGAACGCGAAGAG CTAGACTTTGCCTTCCAAAGAGGACTGGAAGCAATAAGAATCCTAATGCTTGAAGGTCTCAACAAAAGCGCAACATTCGTGAACACTACACAGTCGCAACTCTTGAATAGTTGA